From the Orenia metallireducens genome, one window contains:
- a CDS encoding DUF1934 domain-containing protein, producing the protein MINSSQIEGLDKNEIAFKTKGLLYNKKGIYYLKYKEDLEGLKGVETTLKIKEDELTLIRQGQVRMIQEFVLDKQSDFDYHTPYGTLNFQVEVKELNIDVDSFQGMIDLSYQLYNGEEIISENQLNITYKED; encoded by the coding sequence ATGATTAATAGTTCGCAGATTGAAGGTTTGGATAAGAATGAGATTGCATTTAAGACAAAAGGTTTACTTTATAATAAAAAAGGTATTTATTACTTGAAATATAAGGAAGATTTAGAAGGGTTAAAGGGTGTTGAGACTACTTTAAAGATAAAAGAGGATGAATTAACTTTGATTCGACAAGGTCAAGTAAGAATGATACAGGAGTTTGTTCTTGATAAACAGAGTGATTTTGATTATCATACCCCTTATGGAACTTTAAACTTTCAAGTTGAGGTCAAAGAATTAAATATAGATGTAGATTCTTTTCAAGGAATGATTGATTTAAGCTATCAATTATATAATGGAGAAGAGATAATAAGTGAGAATCAGTTAAATATAACTTATAAGGAGGATTAA
- the glnA gene encoding type I glutamate--ammonia ligase — MSNFTKEDILRKAEELEVKFIRLQFTDILGVIKNVAITVNQLEDALDGKIMFDGSSIDGFTRINESDMYLKPDYDTFTVFPWRPKDGAVARLICDVYMPDGTPFEGGPRNVLRRALKEAEEMGYQMYVGPEPEFFLFERDEEGNPTTITHDQGGYFDLGPIDKGENTRRDIVLALEQMGFEMEASHHEVAPGQHEVDFKYEDALRTADNIATFRFVVKAIANEHDLHATFMPKPIFGENGSGMHMNQSLFKDGKNAFYDENDKLGLSQEAYYYIGGLLKHAKAIAAITNPTVNSYKRLVPGYEAPVYLAWSASNRSALIRIPAARGAGTRVEMRNPDPSANPYLATAVMLKAGLDGIKNKIEPPKEIIEDIFEMTKAEREAAGIDNLPGSLFDAIQELLADDLVKDALGEHVVEHFVEAKLIEWDVYRTQVHQWELDQYLKVF, encoded by the coding sequence ATGAGTAACTTTACTAAAGAAGATATTTTACGAAAAGCTGAGGAGTTAGAAGTTAAATTTATCAGATTACAGTTTACTGATATTTTAGGAGTAATCAAAAACGTAGCGATTACAGTTAATCAATTAGAAGATGCATTAGATGGTAAAATTATGTTTGATGGTTCATCTATTGATGGTTTTACTAGAATTAATGAATCGGATATGTATTTAAAACCAGATTATGATACATTTACTGTATTTCCATGGAGACCAAAGGATGGTGCAGTAGCAAGATTAATCTGTGATGTATATATGCCAGATGGAACTCCATTTGAAGGTGGACCAAGAAATGTATTAAGAAGAGCTTTAAAAGAGGCTGAAGAGATGGGTTATCAAATGTATGTTGGACCAGAACCAGAATTCTTCTTATTTGAAAGAGATGAAGAAGGTAATCCAACTACTATTACTCATGATCAAGGTGGATATTTTGACTTAGGACCTATCGATAAAGGTGAAAACACAAGACGTGATATTGTATTAGCTTTAGAGCAAATGGGCTTTGAAATGGAAGCATCTCACCATGAGGTTGCTCCAGGACAACATGAAGTTGACTTTAAGTATGAAGATGCTTTAAGAACTGCTGATAATATTGCTACATTTAGATTTGTAGTTAAGGCTATTGCTAATGAGCATGATTTACATGCTACATTTATGCCAAAACCAATCTTTGGTGAGAACGGTTCTGGAATGCATATGAATCAATCTCTATTTAAAGATGGAAAAAATGCATTCTATGATGAAAATGATAAATTAGGTTTAAGTCAAGAGGCTTATTATTACATAGGAGGATTATTAAAGCATGCTAAAGCTATTGCAGCTATTACTAATCCTACTGTAAACTCTTATAAGAGATTAGTACCAGGATATGAAGCTCCAGTTTATTTAGCTTGGTCTGCTTCTAACCGTAGTGCATTAATCAGAATTCCAGCAGCTAGAGGAGCAGGAACAAGAGTAGAGATGAGAAACCCTGATCCATCTGCAAATCCATATTTAGCTACTGCTGTTATGTTAAAAGCAGGATTAGATGGAATTAAGAATAAAATTGAACCACCTAAAGAGATTATTGAAGATATCTTCGAAATGACTAAAGCTGAAAGAGAAGCAGCAGGAATTGATAATCTTCCAGGTAGTCTTTTTGATGCTATTCAAGAATTATTAGCTGATGATTTAGTTAAAGATGCTTTAGGAGAACATGTTGTAGAGCACTTTGTAGAGGCTAAATTAATCGAATGGGATGTATATAGAACTCAAGTACATCAATGGGAATTAGACCAATATTTAAAAGTATTTTAA
- a CDS encoding DUF441 domain-containing protein, producing the protein MQVNLILGLILFLGLIAKNNSLIISGIVLLAVRLLKADQVLNIIDNYSVKIGIILIMLGVLTPLATGDLKLEGITENILNPVAILALVMGIAVTQFTREGLWLMENKPTVTINLVSGVILGVAFFKGVPSGPLIASGITAVIYKLISLFL; encoded by the coding sequence ATGCAAGTTAATTTAATATTGGGACTTATATTGTTTTTGGGTCTTATTGCTAAAAATAACTCTTTAATTATCTCTGGGATAGTATTATTAGCTGTTAGGTTACTTAAAGCAGACCAAGTTTTGAATATCATTGATAATTATAGTGTTAAAATAGGGATTATTTTAATTATGTTAGGGGTTTTAACTCCTTTAGCTACAGGAGATTTAAAATTAGAAGGGATAACAGAGAATATATTAAATCCAGTTGCTATTTTAGCCTTAGTTATGGGAATTGCCGTAACTCAGTTTACTAGAGAAGGATTATGGCTAATGGAGAATAAACCAACAGTAACAATTAACTTGGTTTCTGGGGTTATTTTAGGGGTTGCCTTCTTTAAAGGTGTTCCAAGTGGACCTTTGATTGCTAGTGGGATTACAGCAGTTATTTATAAGCTGATTTCTTTATTCTTATAA
- a CDS encoding FxsA family protein has protein sequence MFLRLLLLFTIVPMVELSILINLGGYIGPLATLALVALTGVIGVSLAREQGFIVISKIKNSLDRGKLPADSLIEGLLILIGGVMLLTPGLLTDISGFMLIIPFTRNLIRDIVKNKFKVHISHKQSSFNYQDKRSNYSEVKYQAEDEWEDLSDSIDVDYEEIDD, from the coding sequence ATGTTTTTAAGGTTACTATTATTATTTACTATAGTTCCCATGGTTGAATTATCAATATTAATTAACTTAGGTGGGTATATAGGTCCACTAGCTACATTGGCTTTAGTAGCTTTAACTGGGGTGATAGGTGTTAGCTTAGCCCGTGAACAAGGTTTTATTGTGATAAGTAAGATTAAAAATTCTTTGGATAGAGGTAAGCTGCCTGCTGATAGTTTAATTGAAGGGCTCTTAATCCTAATTGGGGGAGTGATGCTCTTAACTCCAGGTCTATTGACTGATATTAGTGGTTTTATGTTGATTATACCGTTTACTAGAAATTTAATCAGAGATATAGTAAAGAATAAATTCAAAGTTCATATAAGCCATAAACAAAGTTCTTTTAATTATCAGGATAAGAGGAGTAACTATTCTGAAGTTAAATATCAAGCAGAGGATGAATGGGAAGATTTATCTGATTCAATAGATGTAGATTATGAAGAGATTGATGATTAA
- a CDS encoding HAMP domain-containing protein, whose translation MVFVIVISIVISAKFSHYLAKCIKKILDGLNQIAKGNFNHKLNINSNDELEELSITFNESNKN comes from the coding sequence TTGGTATTTGTAATAGTTATATCTATCGTTATCTCTGCTAAGTTTTCTCATTATTTAGCTAAATGTATTAAGAAAATATTAGATGGCTTAAACCAAATAGCTAAGGGTAATTTTAATCATAAGTTAAATATTAATAGCAATGATGAATTAGAAGAGTTGAGTATAACCTTTAATGAAAGTAACAAAAATTAG
- a CDS encoding amino acid permease: MSKEGGLSVWHLTMLALGTVVGGSFFLGSAIAIRTAGPSIIISYLLVGALVYIILTALSEMTVAEQLPGSFRTYSKRMFGSLVGFVVGWVYWTGLILAMSSEATAASLLIRSWLPTISLPLTSILIIIAVTLLNLLGAKILTTLESGLALIKLSAIVAFILIGLALIFGLTPNRTAIGIGALATEPLLPGGLSGLAGSMLIVMFTYAGFEMIGLAASEAEDAHSTIPRAIKYTVLGLVGLYSFAILVLLPLIPTAVLTEDVGPFVAALDRVGISWVANIMNIILIIAILSTMLAAMFGLGRMVRSLAKEGSAPSWLKDKGDVPFRGIIFSGIGMVAGMGLAYILPSEIYVFLVSSGGFSLLFTYVIIMATHYKFRKKQGCPPTGNCQLTGYPYTSLAALFFLVAIISSMPLISGQASGLIAGLILVGFYTLSYIALKTYSLIKSNENISLIKILGVKDIYKEKDRIGSKRLVRTLKPATNWEVSGELVVNKSYTQKNSINKDKI, from the coding sequence ATGTCTAAAGAAGGTGGATTATCAGTTTGGCATCTTACCATGTTGGCTCTTGGAACAGTAGTAGGAGGTTCTTTCTTTTTGGGATCAGCTATTGCTATTAGAACAGCTGGTCCTAGTATAATAATCTCATATCTTTTGGTAGGAGCACTAGTTTATATTATCTTGACAGCCCTTTCTGAGATGACTGTTGCAGAACAACTACCTGGCTCTTTTAGAACATATTCAAAAAGAATGTTTGGTTCCCTAGTAGGCTTTGTTGTAGGCTGGGTTTATTGGACTGGTTTAATTTTAGCTATGTCCAGTGAAGCTACAGCTGCATCATTATTAATCAGATCTTGGCTACCTACAATCTCTTTACCATTAACATCCATATTGATTATCATTGCAGTAACACTCCTAAATTTATTAGGGGCTAAAATATTAACAACATTAGAAAGCGGTTTAGCCTTAATCAAACTATCAGCTATAGTAGCATTTATATTAATAGGTCTAGCACTTATCTTCGGATTAACCCCAAATAGAACAGCTATCGGCATAGGAGCTTTAGCTACTGAACCCTTGCTTCCTGGTGGTCTATCAGGTCTTGCAGGTAGTATGTTAATAGTTATGTTCACCTATGCAGGATTTGAAATGATTGGGTTAGCCGCTTCTGAGGCAGAAGATGCCCATTCTACTATTCCCCGTGCTATTAAATATACAGTATTAGGGCTTGTAGGGCTATATTCTTTCGCTATACTCGTACTTCTACCTTTAATTCCAACAGCAGTACTTACAGAAGACGTAGGCCCTTTTGTAGCTGCCTTAGATAGAGTAGGTATTAGTTGGGTTGCAAACATTATGAATATCATCTTAATCATAGCAATTCTATCAACTATGCTTGCAGCTATGTTTGGTTTAGGGAGAATGGTGCGTTCCCTTGCTAAAGAAGGCTCTGCCCCTTCATGGTTAAAGGATAAAGGTGATGTTCCTTTTCGCGGAATAATATTCTCTGGAATAGGGATGGTTGCAGGTATGGGATTAGCTTATATACTCCCAAGTGAAATCTATGTCTTTTTAGTAAGCTCAGGAGGTTTCTCTTTGCTCTTTACCTATGTTATCATTATGGCTACACATTATAAATTTCGAAAAAAACAGGGATGTCCACCAACAGGAAACTGCCAACTTACAGGATATCCTTATACTTCTCTAGCTGCATTATTTTTCTTAGTAGCAATTATAAGCAGTATGCCTTTAATTTCTGGTCAAGCTTCAGGACTTATAGCAGGTTTAATACTTGTAGGCTTTTATACTTTGTCTTATATAGCTTTAAAAACCTACTCTTTAATAAAATCTAATGAAAATATATCTCTTATAAAAATTTTAGGAGTTAAAGATATTTATAAAGAAAAAGATAGAATTGGCAGCAAGAGATTAGTAAGGACTCTAAAACCTGCTACTAACTGGGAAGTTTCAGGAGAGTTAGTGGTGAATAAGTCTTATACTCAAAAAAATTCAATTAATAAAGATAAAATTTAA